In one window of Tubulanus polymorphus chromosome 3, tnTubPoly1.2, whole genome shotgun sequence DNA:
- the LOC141902593 gene encoding nucleolar protein 9-like, whose protein sequence is MSKNKSTFHQKKKKPGNHNKKFDADNEEEAGGAVGEGGEGRRRKLPETTLEYYRRVSDTWQSEFHQSDTNNHEDRELFLDNVFTQMSSEAAAISKSQTVSRVVETMLKSANETHSTRFWAAIETDIGDLATDMAGCHVLQTLIDSLFVHFMKPESEVSLEAITNLEHQVLTFGQLILADLDVYIRNTHSVHIVRSIIQILGGAQVSQQLNRDNSRFKKSGGAIVQSDLELGEIRPLFKDMFLRYVDAIFNKNNIRNVKSYVFNMPGNPVLQTILLVLKKYLPDKCEETVEFVLELPELFTQTRTIKITSDYTITLPEVFSHNTASFLIEKLLIDLTNTKQFNHLIKLYIQEKVLEMATCPTANFILQKILTRVDSSQLSDMMKKLKKHIEDIMSQGHTGVILQLTAACTRLHCNEDKILRALLKVFHCYEPAERQVKILPLIASLQTFETFYKMEEEQKDTQSKDDIPPAAPLLRVINLQGALIVQKLLQFSNPQSVVDSFLDMKPVDLKTLSCDAKGSHVFDAFFSSSTISRSSKDKMFKKLESLYASMAVDKFGSRVIDALWNNATLQQKTRIVELLSKGSSSQLKTSFFGRLIFNKTKCDVFLANRQKWEQLQREENKKRKMLDDIFTDDQTSASKRKKKKKKNKS, encoded by the exons ATgtctaaaaataaatcaacatttcaccagaagaagaagaaacctggaaatcataataaaaaatttgatgccGATAATGAAGAAGAAGCAGGTGGCGCTGTTGGAGAGGGTGGAGAGGGACGCAGACGTAAACTACCAGAAACTACTTTAGAATATTACAGAAGAGTTTCTGATACATGGCAATCCGAATTCCACCAATCAGATACCAACAATCATGAAGATAGAG AACTGTTTTTAGATAATGTATTCACTCAGATGAGTTCAGAAGCTGCCGCGATATCTAAAAGTCAAACTGTCAGTCGCGTTGTTGAAACGATGTTGAAGTCAGCGAACGAGACGCACTCGACTCGGTTCTGGGCGGCGATTGAAACCGATATCGGTGACCTAGCGACTGACATGGCCGGTTGTCACGTTCTACAAACTCTCATCGATTCGTTATTCGTGCATTTTATGAAGCCGGAATCTGAAGTTAGTTTAGAAGCGATTACGAACCTGGAACATCAGGTTTTAACGTTCGGTCAACTGATTCTCGCTGATCTAGATGTTTATATACGTAATACTCATTCCGTACACATTGTCAGGAGTATCATACAGATATTAGGAGGTGCACAAGTCAGTCAACAACTCAACAGAGATAACTCCAGATTCAAAAAATCAG GTGGCGCCATCGTACAATCCGACCTTGAACTCGGCGAGATTCGACCTTTATTCAAGGACATGTTTTTGCGATACGTCGATGCTATATTCAACAAGAACAATATTCGTAATGTTAAAA GTTATGTATTCAACATGCCCGGAAATCCAGTATTACAAACAATTTTACTCgtattgaagaaatatttaccggataAATGTGAAGAAACCGTGGAATTTGTGTTGGAACTTCCAGAATTATTTACACAAACTCGAACTATTAAAATCACTAGTGATTACACCATCAC ATTACCGGAAGTATTCAGTCACAATACAGCTTCATTCCTCATCGAGAAACTACTCATAGATTTAACAAACACCAAACAGTTTAATCATCTAATCAAGCTATATATACAGGAAAAGGTTCTTGAAATGGCGACTTGTCCAACTGCAAActtcattttacaaaaaatcCTCACAAGAGTTGATTCTAGTCAG CTTTCCGATatgatgaagaaattgaaaaaacatatagaaGATATAATGAGTCAAGGTCATACGGGGGTCATCTTACAACTGACAGCAGCTTGTACAAGACTTCATTGTAACGAAGATAAGATTCTCAGA GCACTTCTGAAGGTATTTCACTGTTACGAACCGGCGGAAAGacaagttaaaattctaccaTTGATCGCGTCACTTCAAACGTTTGaaacattttacaaaatgGAGGAGGAACAAAAAGACACACAATCAAAG GATGATATACCACCAGCTGCTCCTTTACTGCGAGTGATTAATCTACAAGGAGCGTTAATTGTACAGAAACTGTTACAGTTCTCTAATCCACAATCAGTTGTCGATAGTTTCCTCGATATGAAACCGGTTGATTTGAAGACCTTATCATGCGATGCTAAAGGTTCCCACGTATTCGATGCGTTCTTCTCCAGTTCAACTATTTCGAGATCTTCTAAGgacaaaatgtttaaaaaactTGAG AGCCTGTATGCTAGTATGGCTGTAGATAAATTTGGAAGTCGAGTGATCGACGCTTTGTGGAACAACGcgactttacaacagaaaacaCGAATAGTTGAATTATTGAGTAAAGGCAGCAGCTCTCAACTGAAAACATCGTTCTTCGGTCGattgatttttaataaaaCGAAATGCGACGTTTTTCTCGCGAATCGACAAAAATGGGAACAACTTCAACGAGAAGAGAATAAAAAACGTAAAATGTTAGACGATATATTCACAGACGATCAGACGTCTGCGAGTAAGaggaaaaagaagaaaaagaagaataaAAGTTAA